The following are from one region of the Natronosporangium hydrolyticum genome:
- a CDS encoding SAF domain-containing protein: protein MTSVAAPPEGYAVAGPTDAPRQVRQRHIRRGWVGVGVLAIVLAALGSATLFRAIGPSQEYLAVTQDVPVGTQLTSDHLTIVRLNNAPGLTPVSVGDAEQVIGSYAAVPLASGTLLSLSQVTEERVPGPGEQLLAINMPANRLPGDVIRAGHPVLLVATSNQINPDPEEEPRTFTARVHELRPGEGRGDDMVVSLVVPERDGAQVAALAAAGRLTVVLVSAGGS, encoded by the coding sequence ATGACCAGTGTTGCCGCACCCCCGGAGGGGTACGCGGTGGCAGGCCCGACCGACGCGCCCCGGCAGGTACGGCAGCGGCACATCCGCCGCGGTTGGGTCGGGGTCGGGGTGTTGGCGATCGTGCTCGCCGCGCTCGGCTCCGCGACGCTGTTCCGGGCGATCGGCCCGTCGCAGGAGTATCTGGCGGTGACGCAGGATGTGCCGGTCGGCACCCAGTTGACCTCCGACCATCTGACCATCGTCCGGTTGAATAACGCCCCCGGGTTGACGCCGGTCTCGGTCGGCGACGCCGAGCAGGTGATCGGTTCGTACGCGGCGGTGCCGCTCGCCTCGGGGACGTTGCTGTCGTTGAGTCAGGTCACCGAGGAGCGGGTGCCGGGGCCGGGCGAACAGCTGTTGGCGATCAACATGCCCGCTAACCGGCTGCCCGGCGACGTGATCCGGGCCGGGCATCCGGTGCTGCTGGTCGCCACCAGCAATCAGATCAATCCGGACCCCGAGGAGGAGCCGCGTACCTTCACCGCCCGGGTGCATGAGCTGCGTCCGGGGGAGGGGCGCGGCGACGACATGGTGGTCAGTCTGGTCGTGCCGGAGCGGGACGGTGCCCAGGTGGCGGCGTTGGCAGCGGCGGGCCGGTTGACTGTGGTGTTGGTGTCGGCCGGTGGCTCATGA
- a CDS encoding M23 family metallopeptidase, translating to MTRPRPRLRRFRLRVLVRRFAGRARRPRVLWPLIAVATALCCCGGLGLVAVLGVVGDSGAADAELVACREALGAGDPSALESLDDEQLDNGLLIAEVGLDMAVPPRGWVIAVATAMQESSLRNLPHLGADNDHDSLGLFQQRPSQGWGTPDEILDPHYSSAAFYERMLQVEGWEQLPLTVVAQTVQRSAYPDAYARHEPMAVALVEEVAQGAAGAAAFVGDLRCAELGEVTAAGWARPTPGPIWSGFRTVARPDHYGIDIGAPRGTVVRAAADGIVTLVTCNASLNGAPYSCDIDGSPQVSGCGWYVTIRHGEVLTRYCHLLSRPEVSVGDQVVAGQELGLVGSSGRSSGPHLHFEVEIHTVVEQSAATVTVQRATTDPAAFLTARGIGFECATTPADCDPVHGDRVWTEQR from the coding sequence GTGACCCGTCCCCGGCCCCGGCTGCGACGGTTCCGGCTCCGGGTGCTGGTACGCCGCTTCGCCGGCCGGGCCCGCCGACCCCGGGTCCTGTGGCCGCTGATCGCGGTGGCCACCGCGCTGTGCTGCTGCGGCGGGCTGGGCCTGGTCGCGGTCCTCGGCGTGGTGGGGGACAGCGGCGCGGCCGACGCGGAACTGGTGGCGTGTCGGGAGGCGCTGGGCGCTGGCGACCCGAGCGCCCTCGAGTCGCTCGACGACGAGCAGCTCGACAATGGGCTGCTCATCGCCGAGGTCGGGCTCGACATGGCGGTGCCGCCGCGCGGCTGGGTGATCGCCGTGGCCACCGCCATGCAGGAGTCCAGCCTGCGGAACCTGCCGCACCTGGGCGCCGACAACGACCACGACTCGCTCGGCCTGTTTCAGCAACGACCCAGCCAGGGCTGGGGTACGCCGGACGAGATCCTCGACCCGCACTACTCCTCGGCCGCGTTCTACGAACGGATGTTGCAGGTCGAGGGCTGGGAGCAGCTGCCGTTGACGGTGGTGGCGCAGACGGTGCAACGGTCGGCGTACCCCGACGCGTACGCCCGGCATGAGCCGATGGCGGTCGCCCTGGTCGAAGAGGTTGCCCAGGGCGCCGCCGGGGCCGCGGCCTTCGTGGGGGACCTCCGGTGCGCGGAGCTGGGGGAGGTGACCGCCGCGGGGTGGGCCCGCCCGACCCCGGGTCCGATCTGGTCCGGTTTCCGGACCGTCGCCCGGCCGGACCACTACGGCATCGACATCGGCGCTCCCCGTGGGACGGTCGTCCGGGCCGCCGCCGACGGCATCGTCACCCTGGTGACCTGCAACGCTAGCCTGAACGGCGCGCCGTACAGCTGCGACATCGACGGTTCACCACAGGTGTCGGGATGCGGGTGGTATGTCACCATTCGCCACGGCGAGGTGTTGACCCGCTACTGTCACCTGCTCTCCCGACCCGAGGTGTCGGTAGGGGACCAGGTCGTCGCCGGCCAGGAGCTGGGGCTGGTCGGCTCCAGCGGCCGTAGCTCGGGGCCGCACCTGCACTTCGAAGTGGAGATCCACACGGTGGTCGAGCAGAGCGCGGCCACCGTTACGGTGCAGCGGGCCACCACCGACCCGGCGGCCTTCCTCACCGCCCGGGGCATCGGGTTCGAATGCGCCACCACCCCGGCCGACTGCGACCCGGTCCACGGCGACCGCGTATGGACCGAACAGCGGTGA
- a CDS encoding CpaF family protein — protein MPPQPGRPAAAPPGPPPQQQAPPQQQAPPAGQHPSAPPQYQPPPPHQPHPAQPPSPAAQLPVVVDYATVRRLHQQVADELAERMRTAGPGAEQALGEQLVSKHVKAYVDSERLRGQFVSDADEAALADAVAGELVGLGRLKVLLADPLVENIHILGCDRVRVERSDGSIVEAPPVADSDEELLRMLQTLARQGPGTERSLTTAKPLLDRELVDGSRLAAADLITPRPYAAIRRHRYRDIGLEQLVELGTLDELTCKFLAAAVDARCNIMIAGPADAGKTTLLRALASRIPSHEAYVVLEESRELGLHQTGRHPWAMSFEARQGHGERGADGRYDGQITLDELIAFALRMSAPRILVGEVRSHEIVAMLKAMRSSLGSMCTIHTRSASAVMDRIVELALSHGSGMSAELAQRMAAGSLDVIVYLTLRDERQRGGAKLRYVSNILEVHDSFHAGHVVSTEVFGSGPDGRAIPKHLPERLFDQLLLAGYDARVLVPYIEAKRGAWRSSGARVAPR, from the coding sequence GTGCCGCCGCAGCCGGGCCGGCCGGCAGCTGCGCCGCCCGGGCCGCCGCCGCAGCAGCAGGCGCCGCCGCAGCAGCAGGCGCCGCCGGCTGGGCAGCACCCGTCGGCTCCGCCGCAGTACCAGCCGCCGCCACCGCACCAGCCGCATCCGGCGCAGCCTCCGTCACCGGCGGCGCAGCTGCCGGTGGTGGTGGATTACGCCACGGTGCGGCGGCTGCACCAGCAGGTCGCCGACGAGCTGGCCGAGCGGATGCGGACCGCCGGACCCGGCGCCGAGCAGGCGCTCGGCGAGCAGCTGGTCAGCAAGCATGTCAAGGCGTACGTGGACAGTGAGCGGCTGCGGGGGCAGTTCGTCAGCGACGCCGACGAGGCGGCGCTGGCCGACGCGGTCGCCGGTGAGCTGGTCGGGTTGGGCCGGTTGAAGGTGCTGCTGGCTGATCCGCTGGTCGAGAACATCCACATTCTCGGCTGTGACCGGGTCCGGGTGGAGCGCAGCGATGGCTCCATCGTGGAGGCGCCGCCGGTCGCCGACAGCGACGAGGAGTTGCTGCGGATGTTGCAGACCCTGGCGCGGCAGGGGCCGGGTACGGAACGCTCGCTGACCACCGCCAAGCCGTTGCTGGACCGGGAGCTGGTCGACGGCAGCCGGCTCGCCGCCGCCGACCTGATCACCCCGCGGCCGTACGCGGCGATCCGGCGGCACCGGTACCGCGACATCGGCTTGGAGCAGCTGGTGGAGCTGGGGACGCTGGACGAGTTGACCTGCAAGTTCCTCGCCGCCGCGGTAGACGCCCGCTGCAACATCATGATCGCCGGGCCGGCGGACGCGGGGAAGACCACCCTGCTGCGCGCGCTCGCCTCCCGGATCCCCAGCCACGAGGCGTACGTGGTGCTGGAGGAGTCGCGGGAGCTGGGGCTGCACCAGACCGGCCGGCACCCGTGGGCGATGAGCTTCGAGGCTCGGCAGGGGCACGGTGAACGCGGCGCCGACGGCCGGTATGACGGGCAGATCACCCTCGATGAGCTGATCGCCTTCGCGCTGCGGATGTCCGCGCCCCGGATCCTCGTCGGGGAGGTGCGCAGCCACGAGATCGTGGCGATGCTGAAGGCGATGCGGTCCAGCCTCGGGTCGATGTGCACCATCCACACCCGGTCGGCGAGCGCGGTGATGGACCGGATCGTGGAGCTGGCGCTCTCTCACGGCTCCGGGATGTCTGCGGAGCTGGCGCAGCGGATGGCGGCCGGCTCGCTCGACGTGATCGTCTACCTGACGCTGCGGGACGAGCGGCAGCGCGGCGGGGCGAAGCTGCGCTACGTCTCCAACATCTTGGAGGTGCACGACAGTTTCCACGCCGGGCATGTGGTCAGCACCGAGGTGTTCGGCTCCGGCCCGGACGGTCGGGCGATCCCGAAGCATCTGCCCGAGCGGCTCTTCGACCAGCTGCTGCTCGCCGGGTACGACGCCCGGGTGTTGGTGCCGTACATCGAGGCGAAGCGGGGCGCGTGGCGCTCCAGCGGGGCCCGGGTGGCGCCGCGATGA
- a CDS encoding ATP-binding protein, giving the protein MIGTVVPSVPFRAIVGNLAWTHDGTVWAIWRIDPLPYRYASDSDKVSYGRVIGNLLRSLRGEPLILSLCGRVDPRDAPASAVTQPHPIHREITDGYLRLLDDYELRDRTYWLALPLPHSSGWASASSIGASASSLVARSFGLTPPMPGVDEVRRRAEQAVRVARAAVGLVPATPDEILWIHRRAARKGTPTEPSLTRARRSRYAEATVRGRRLRSPSFAFLGQVHFDEGGRTDASSSGTRNPFQHRYLKVTTADGGTGYQAFLVLSDLPESWAFPGGEWLAALHEDTRFPVDWAIRATVNPGNEAKRKVTRKRRQLADQVGEFSAAENDDSPEVDALPSWVSVGQRQLAEEQAALDAHASEVEYEATVMLGVWGGTLDECEEYAEALRSSFSDELTAVRPTGDQLACYAAMLPGVTTPRVVSDYTQYLLADDLAKSMPFVGSRLGDQSGQILGLGIDAGTQAPVRLNLTDWTSRDISASIGLFAELGAGKSVTLKKILADIAADGGRTIGWDRTRTREQVTFLSAAFGADQVQVADLANPTSFSLDPLRVLRGPAAAQAAETFLSQLLGVEATSEQGTILAETIDKVIADERPSMAALLEALAAMSDAPAAAELHRQIRASARRPGTGVIFDPALPPLDTSADHIIFGTHGMTMPRRHELRSARQLAQLPFSALFGRAVLTLTAVLAKAIAFADSRFVLVHADECYWLTREGEGSPGYDTTLELIRDGRKNNAGLLLAGHDPEDTGNETLLGLLSAVFLGRQRNHQLATRYVRAIGITDTQLAASLTSVITSDLSPLTHTDPATGDMVVEPGREGEFIVRIHSRIGMVKVLEPPVERIRHAIRTTPTGNRP; this is encoded by the coding sequence ATGATCGGAACGGTGGTACCAAGCGTGCCGTTCCGGGCCATTGTGGGCAATCTCGCCTGGACTCACGACGGGACGGTGTGGGCGATCTGGCGGATCGACCCGTTGCCGTACCGGTACGCCTCCGACTCCGACAAGGTCAGCTACGGCCGGGTCATCGGCAACTTGCTGCGGTCGCTGCGCGGGGAGCCGCTGATTCTGAGCCTCTGCGGCCGGGTCGACCCCCGCGACGCCCCTGCCAGCGCGGTGACCCAGCCGCACCCGATCCACCGGGAGATCACCGACGGTTATCTGCGGCTGCTCGACGACTATGAGCTGCGCGACCGTACGTACTGGTTGGCGCTGCCGCTGCCGCACAGCTCCGGCTGGGCCAGCGCCTCGTCGATCGGCGCTTCCGCCTCCTCGCTGGTGGCCCGCAGCTTCGGGCTGACCCCGCCGATGCCCGGCGTGGATGAGGTGCGACGGCGGGCGGAACAGGCGGTGCGGGTGGCCCGGGCCGCGGTGGGGTTGGTGCCGGCCACCCCGGACGAGATTCTGTGGATCCACCGCCGGGCGGCCCGCAAGGGTACGCCGACCGAACCATCGCTGACCCGGGCGCGCCGGTCCCGGTACGCCGAGGCGACGGTCCGGGGCCGGCGGCTACGCAGCCCCAGCTTCGCGTTTCTCGGGCAGGTCCACTTCGACGAGGGTGGACGGACCGACGCCAGTTCCAGCGGCACCCGCAACCCGTTCCAGCACCGGTATCTGAAGGTGACTACCGCCGACGGCGGCACCGGCTATCAGGCGTTCCTGGTCTTGTCCGATCTGCCGGAGAGTTGGGCGTTCCCGGGCGGCGAGTGGCTCGCGGCCTTGCATGAGGACACCCGGTTTCCGGTGGACTGGGCGATCCGGGCCACCGTCAACCCGGGCAACGAGGCGAAGCGGAAGGTGACCCGGAAGCGCCGGCAGCTCGCCGACCAGGTGGGCGAGTTCTCCGCGGCGGAGAACGACGACTCCCCCGAGGTCGATGCCCTGCCGAGCTGGGTGTCGGTGGGTCAGCGGCAGCTCGCCGAGGAGCAGGCGGCGCTGGACGCGCACGCCTCCGAAGTGGAGTACGAGGCGACGGTGATGCTCGGGGTGTGGGGCGGCACCCTGGACGAGTGCGAGGAGTACGCCGAGGCGCTGCGGAGTTCGTTCTCGGACGAGTTGACGGCGGTCCGGCCGACCGGTGACCAGCTGGCCTGCTACGCCGCGATGTTGCCGGGGGTGACCACCCCGCGGGTGGTGTCGGACTATACGCAATATCTGCTCGCCGACGATCTGGCCAAGTCGATGCCGTTCGTGGGGAGCCGGCTCGGCGACCAGTCGGGGCAGATTCTGGGGCTCGGTATCGACGCCGGCACCCAGGCCCCGGTGCGGCTCAACCTCACCGACTGGACCAGCCGCGACATCTCCGCCTCGATCGGGCTCTTCGCCGAGCTGGGCGCCGGCAAGTCGGTCACGCTGAAGAAGATCCTCGCCGATATCGCCGCCGACGGCGGCCGCACCATCGGCTGGGACCGTACCCGCACCCGCGAGCAGGTGACGTTCCTGTCCGCCGCGTTCGGCGCCGACCAGGTGCAGGTCGCTGACCTCGCCAATCCGACCAGCTTCTCGCTGGATCCGCTGCGGGTGCTGCGCGGCCCGGCGGCGGCGCAGGCGGCGGAGACCTTCCTGTCGCAGCTGCTCGGCGTCGAGGCCACCTCAGAGCAGGGGACGATCCTGGCCGAGACGATCGACAAGGTGATCGCCGACGAGCGGCCGAGCATGGCGGCGTTGCTGGAGGCGTTGGCGGCGATGTCGGACGCGCCGGCCGCGGCGGAGCTGCACCGGCAGATCCGGGCGTCGGCCCGGCGACCCGGCACCGGGGTGATCTTCGATCCGGCGCTGCCGCCGCTGGACACCTCGGCCGACCACATCATCTTCGGCACCCACGGGATGACCATGCCGCGCCGGCACGAGCTGCGCAGCGCGCGGCAGTTGGCGCAGCTGCCGTTCTCGGCGTTGTTCGGCCGGGCAGTGCTGACGCTGACCGCCGTGCTGGCCAAGGCGATCGCGTTCGCCGACTCCCGGTTCGTGCTGGTCCACGCCGACGAGTGCTACTGGTTGACCCGTGAGGGGGAGGGCAGCCCCGGCTACGACACCACGCTCGAGCTGATCCGCGATGGCCGGAAAAACAACGCCGGGTTGCTGCTCGCCGGCCACGACCCGGAGGACACCGGCAACGAGACCCTGCTGGGCCTGCTGTCGGCGGTCTTCCTCGGCCGGCAACGCAACCATCAGCTCGCCACCCGCTATGTGCGGGCGATCGGCATCACCGATACCCAGCTGGCGGCGAGCCTGACCTCGGTGATCACCAGCGATCTGTCGCCATTGACACACACCGATCCGGCGACCGGCGACATGGTGGTGGAGCCGGGCCGGGAGGGCGAGTTCATTGTCCGGATCCACAGTCGGATCGGCATGGTGAAGGTGTTGGAGCCACCGGTGGAGCGGATCCGGCATGCGATCCGCACCACCCCCACCGGGAACCGGCCATGA
- a CDS encoding SpoIIE family protein phosphatase, translated as MTDAVPRDDRVVRRVRLPADRRTPASARAVVRSVLSEAQLDELADAALLLTTELSTNAVVHAGTDLDLEVIADAYGLTVTVVDDLRGIVPPTEPSAEGPQSEPVGSAPPTKTLADLADRGRGLLLVDHFATRWGTTHYEQGKGVWFRLNRPGVPEPADALTKLTELAANGPGTDNSTDVPALNALLDIAPEPYAEDPLGEFAHSLLTKMAELVGAGGGVVRYDLGEGAGPTVLARYGRAPKAGTATLRVPLALGGVATGELELDVPATAYVRPLAALVAERLTLALENDRLRRAERRRQTWLTFLAEASELLAQSLDVELTMALIPQLVVPRLGQWSAVHTTDNWGRLQLEAAAHADEESLSELHTALQQTGPDTALARLPNALRAGGQVPLPAPTEGFAIPLIARGQLLGTLSIGRHVNRRHEPDEVAVLQDVARRAALAVDNARIHAERRSVARTLQRSLLPPALPAVPGLGFGAAYVPTGDAVDVGGDFYDVVKLATDRWLVAIGDVSGKGVQAATITGLVREVIRALARGGRPLPEILERINETLVERGRGRFCTLALASVQLTDGGPVSVALHLAGHERPLLVRADGRTSSAGSGGTALGLLDTINCPAETVQLRSGDSLIFYTDGVTERRRGRELYGWQRLRDAAAPLAQYSAEVIAARLRTATIGFSSEPPRDDIALLVLRNEPPVPPASGRTNAPASLIKESSV; from the coding sequence GTGACGGATGCCGTACCCCGCGATGACCGGGTGGTGCGCCGGGTCCGACTGCCGGCCGACCGCCGCACTCCGGCGTCGGCGCGGGCGGTGGTCCGGTCGGTGCTCTCGGAGGCCCAGTTGGACGAGCTGGCCGACGCGGCGCTGCTGCTTACCACCGAACTCTCCACCAACGCGGTGGTGCACGCCGGCACCGACCTCGACCTGGAAGTGATCGCCGACGCCTACGGACTCACCGTCACCGTCGTCGACGACCTCCGCGGCATCGTGCCGCCCACCGAGCCGAGCGCCGAGGGCCCCCAGAGCGAGCCGGTCGGGTCGGCGCCGCCGACCAAGACCCTGGCCGACCTCGCCGACCGGGGGCGAGGGCTGCTGCTCGTCGACCACTTCGCCACCCGCTGGGGGACCACCCACTACGAACAGGGCAAAGGTGTCTGGTTCCGGCTCAACCGGCCCGGCGTGCCGGAACCGGCCGACGCCCTCACGAAGCTCACCGAACTCGCCGCCAACGGTCCGGGCACCGACAACAGCACCGACGTGCCGGCGCTCAACGCGCTGCTCGACATCGCCCCCGAGCCGTACGCGGAGGATCCGCTGGGTGAGTTCGCTCACTCACTGCTTACCAAAATGGCCGAGCTGGTCGGCGCGGGCGGCGGAGTGGTCCGCTACGACCTGGGCGAGGGCGCCGGCCCCACCGTGCTCGCCCGGTACGGCCGCGCCCCGAAGGCCGGCACCGCCACGCTGCGGGTGCCGCTGGCGCTCGGCGGCGTCGCCACCGGCGAGCTGGAGCTGGACGTTCCCGCCACCGCGTATGTGCGGCCGCTCGCCGCGCTGGTGGCCGAACGGCTGACGCTGGCCCTGGAGAACGACCGGCTCCGCCGCGCCGAACGGCGCCGGCAGACCTGGCTGACCTTCCTCGCCGAGGCGAGCGAGCTGCTGGCGCAGTCGCTCGACGTCGAGCTGACCATGGCGCTGATCCCGCAGCTGGTGGTGCCCCGGCTCGGTCAGTGGTCGGCGGTACACACCACCGACAACTGGGGCCGGCTGCAGCTGGAGGCGGCCGCCCACGCCGACGAGGAGAGCCTGTCGGAGCTGCACACCGCCCTGCAGCAGACCGGCCCGGACACTGCGCTCGCCCGGCTGCCCAACGCGTTGCGCGCCGGCGGCCAGGTGCCGCTGCCGGCGCCCACCGAAGGGTTCGCGATTCCGCTGATCGCCCGCGGGCAGCTGCTCGGCACCCTCTCGATCGGCCGGCACGTCAACCGCCGGCACGAGCCGGACGAGGTGGCGGTGCTGCAAGACGTCGCCCGGCGGGCGGCGCTCGCCGTCGACAACGCGCGGATCCACGCCGAACGTCGCAGCGTCGCCCGTACCCTGCAGCGCTCGCTGCTGCCACCCGCCCTGCCGGCCGTCCCCGGCCTGGGCTTCGGCGCCGCTTACGTGCCTACCGGCGACGCGGTCGACGTGGGCGGCGACTTCTACGACGTGGTGAAGCTCGCCACCGACCGGTGGCTGGTGGCGATCGGCGACGTCTCCGGCAAAGGGGTGCAGGCGGCGACCATCACCGGCCTGGTGCGGGAGGTGATCCGGGCGCTGGCCCGCGGTGGCCGGCCGCTGCCAGAGATCCTGGAACGGATCAACGAAACCCTCGTCGAACGGGGCCGCGGCCGGTTCTGCACGCTCGCGCTCGCCTCGGTGCAGCTCACCGACGGCGGTCCGGTCTCGGTCGCGCTGCACCTGGCCGGGCACGAACGGCCGCTGCTGGTGCGAGCCGACGGGCGCACCAGCTCGGCCGGCTCCGGTGGCACCGCCCTCGGCCTACTCGACACCATCAACTGCCCGGCGGAGACAGTCCAGCTGCGGTCCGGCGACTCGCTGATCTTCTACACCGACGGGGTCACCGAACGCCGCCGGGGCCGGGAACTCTACGGCTGGCAGCGGCTCCGGGACGCCGCCGCCCCGCTCGCGCAGTATTCAGCCGAGGTGATCGCGGCCCGACTGCGGACCGCCACCATCGGCTTCTCCAGCGAACCACCCCGCGACGACATCGCGCTGCTGGTGCTCCGAAACGAGCCACCGGTGCCGCCCGCATCCGGCCGGACCAACGCGCCGGCCAGCCTGATCAAGGAGAGTTCCGTATGA
- a CDS encoding S9 family peptidase — translation MTDTPGQTPPRAKQVPIERTHHGDTVVDEYDWLADRDNPETIAYLEAENAHTEAATAQLAPLRESVFEEIRRRTQETDLSVPVRKGGFWYYSRTVEGQQYAIHCRRAVADGEQDPPETKDGSPLPGEQVLLDGNELAAGREFFALGTFDLSPDGRWLAYSVDFAGDERFTLRIKDLTTGEVLPDEITGAFYGSAWSADASTLFYLTVDETWRPYRVWRHRVGQPVADDDLAYEETDERFWVGVSLTRSQQLILIDAHSSVTSEVRVLPADAPTGTPTVVAPRRQGVEYAVEHDAAGERLLILHNDGAEDFALAWTPVDAPGPWQPLLEHTQGVRLTDVDAFADQLVVSLRRDGLTALRVLPRDGDPYDIGFPEVLYTVALGPNLEFHTSMLRLSYASLVTPDSVYDYDLTRHELVLRKRLPVLGDFDPDAYDQQREWATAPDGTQIPISLVYRKGALADGPAPCLLYGYGSYEMSMDPRFSVPRLSLVDRGVVYAVAHIRGGGELGRRWYEDGKLLAKRNTFTDFVACAQHLRANGWTAPDRLVARGGSAGGLLMGAVVNLAPSEFAGIVAQVPFVDPLTSILDPSLPLTVIEWEEWGNPLESPEVYAYMKSYAPYENVTATDYPPILAVTSLNDTRVRYVEPAKWIARLRERAPQGSYLLKTEMGAGHGGRSGRYDAWREEAFVLAWILDRLGLATGS, via the coding sequence ATGACCGACACGCCCGGCCAGACTCCACCCCGCGCCAAGCAGGTGCCGATCGAGCGCACCCACCACGGCGACACGGTGGTCGACGAGTACGACTGGCTGGCCGACCGGGACAACCCGGAGACGATCGCGTACCTGGAGGCGGAGAACGCCCACACCGAGGCGGCGACCGCGCAGTTGGCGCCGCTGCGCGAATCGGTCTTCGAGGAGATCCGCCGCCGTACCCAGGAGACGGACCTGTCGGTGCCGGTCCGCAAGGGCGGCTTCTGGTATTACAGCCGCACGGTGGAGGGGCAGCAGTACGCCATCCACTGCCGCCGGGCGGTGGCCGACGGCGAGCAGGACCCGCCGGAGACCAAGGACGGCTCCCCGCTCCCCGGCGAGCAGGTGCTCCTCGACGGCAATGAGCTAGCCGCGGGCCGCGAGTTCTTCGCGCTGGGCACCTTCGACCTCAGCCCGGACGGCCGGTGGCTCGCCTACTCGGTGGACTTCGCGGGCGACGAACGATTCACGCTGCGGATCAAGGATCTGACCACCGGCGAGGTGCTGCCGGACGAGATCACCGGGGCGTTCTACGGCTCCGCCTGGTCGGCCGACGCCAGCACACTCTTCTATCTGACCGTGGACGAGACCTGGCGCCCGTACCGGGTGTGGCGGCACCGGGTCGGTCAGCCGGTCGCCGACGACGACCTGGCGTACGAGGAGACCGACGAGCGGTTCTGGGTGGGGGTGTCGTTGACCCGCTCGCAGCAACTGATCTTGATCGATGCCCACAGCTCGGTCACGAGCGAGGTCCGGGTGCTGCCCGCCGACGCTCCGACCGGGACCCCGACCGTGGTGGCGCCCCGCCGGCAGGGCGTGGAGTACGCAGTCGAGCACGACGCCGCTGGCGAGCGGCTGCTGATCCTGCACAACGACGGGGCCGAAGACTTCGCGCTCGCCTGGACTCCGGTCGACGCGCCGGGGCCGTGGCAGCCGCTGCTGGAGCACACCCAAGGGGTACGACTCACCGATGTAGACGCCTTCGCCGACCAGCTGGTGGTCTCGCTGCGCCGGGACGGCCTGACCGCACTGCGGGTGCTGCCGCGCGACGGCGACCCGTACGACATCGGCTTCCCGGAGGTGCTGTATACGGTCGCGCTCGGGCCGAACCTGGAGTTCCACACCAGCATGTTGCGGCTCAGCTACGCCTCGCTGGTGACCCCGGACTCGGTCTACGACTACGACCTGACCCGCCACGAGCTGGTGCTGCGCAAGCGCCTGCCGGTGCTCGGCGACTTCGACCCGGACGCGTACGACCAGCAGCGGGAGTGGGCGACCGCGCCGGACGGCACCCAAATCCCGATCTCGCTGGTCTACCGGAAGGGGGCGCTCGCCGACGGTCCGGCGCCGTGCCTGCTCTACGGCTACGGCTCCTACGAGATGAGCATGGATCCGCGGTTTTCGGTGCCCCGGCTGTCGCTGGTGGACCGCGGCGTGGTGTACGCGGTCGCGCACATTCGCGGCGGCGGGGAGCTGGGGCGCCGCTGGTATGAAGACGGGAAGCTGCTCGCCAAGCGCAACACCTTCACCGACTTCGTCGCCTGCGCACAGCATCTCCGGGCGAACGGGTGGACGGCGCCGGACCGGCTGGTTGCCCGGGGCGGGTCGGCCGGCGGGCTGCTGATGGGGGCGGTGGTGAACCTGGCGCCGAGTGAGTTCGCCGGCATCGTGGCGCAGGTCCCGTTCGTGGACCCGCTGACCTCCATCCTGGATCCGTCGCTGCCGCTGACGGTGATCGAGTGGGAAGAATGGGGCAACCCGCTCGAATCACCCGAGGTGTACGCGTACATGAAGTCGTACGCTCCCTATGAGAACGTGACGGCTACTGATTACCCGCCGATCCTCGCGGTGACCAGCCTCAACGACACCCGGGTCCGGTATGTGGAGCCGGCGAAGTGGATCGCCCGGCTCCGGGAGCGGGCCCCGCAGGGTTCGTACCTGCTCAAGACCGAGATGGGTGCCGGGCACGGCGGCCGCAGTGGTCGCTACGACGCCTGGCGCGAGGAGGCGTTCGTGCTGGCCTGGATCCTCGACCGGCTGGGCCTGGCCACCGGCTCCTGA
- a CDS encoding ParA family protein gives MIALVSAKGSPGVTVSGLAFALTWSGRTLLVEADPAGGDVLSGYLQGSLDAQRGLAQLAVAELRGRLRDEFERQLVDLAAPRRQRLLLPGLRDPAQAATVAPVWPAIADFLRQLAEDGSVIVDCGRLTAPHFGWPLLHAADQVLLVVRGTLSSVSHAVPAVGVLRKEQAERGGPDRLGLLVVDTGPYPAAEVAARLQVDLAAVLPADQRSARVLSSGGQLHLRSPLLRSAAATQQIMASNREVVDGTRAG, from the coding sequence ATGATCGCTCTGGTCTCGGCGAAGGGCAGCCCTGGCGTAACCGTCAGCGGGCTGGCCTTCGCGTTGACCTGGTCGGGCCGCACTTTGTTGGTGGAGGCCGATCCGGCGGGCGGCGATGTCCTCTCCGGATATCTACAGGGCTCGTTGGATGCGCAGCGTGGCCTGGCGCAGCTGGCGGTGGCCGAGCTGCGGGGCCGGTTGCGGGACGAGTTCGAGCGGCAGTTGGTGGATCTGGCCGCGCCGCGCCGGCAGCGGCTGCTGTTGCCGGGGCTGCGGGATCCGGCGCAGGCGGCGACGGTGGCGCCGGTGTGGCCGGCGATCGCCGACTTTCTCCGGCAGCTCGCCGAGGACGGTTCGGTGATCGTCGACTGTGGTCGCCTCACCGCCCCGCACTTCGGTTGGCCGTTGCTGCACGCCGCCGACCAGGTGCTGCTGGTGGTGCGCGGCACATTGAGCTCGGTGTCGCATGCGGTGCCGGCGGTCGGGGTGCTGCGCAAGGAGCAGGCGGAGCGGGGCGGCCCGGACCGGCTGGGGTTGCTGGTGGTGGATACCGGCCCGTACCCGGCGGCGGAGGTGGCGGCTCGGCTGCAGGTGGACCTGGCGGCGGTGCTGCCGGCCGACCAGCGCAGCGCCCGGGTGCTCAGCTCCGGGGGTCAGCTTCATCTTCGGTCGCCGTTGCTGCGGTCAGCAGCGGCGACGCAGCAGATCATGGCGTCGAACAGAGAGGTTGTTGATGGCACCCGAGCGGGTTAA